One window from the genome of Nicotiana sylvestris chromosome 9, ASM39365v2, whole genome shotgun sequence encodes:
- the LOC138878450 gene encoding uncharacterized protein produces the protein MTIKLVVSDCTLNVISAYAPQAGLDEEIKRRFWEGLDDVVRSIPPSERLFIGGDFNSHIGLSADGYTEVHGGFGFGERNEGGTSLLDFAKAFNLVIANSCFPKREEHLVTYQSSVAKTQIDYLILRGCDRRLCKDCKVIPGETLATQYRLLVMDIGIRIKRKKRSIRGRPRIMWGALTKDKAQDLEGRLSAMGAWRSSGDANTMWSTMENYIRKAVREVLGTSSGRTGGHKGDWWWNVVVQGKVEAKKAAYLRLIRSTGEEEKRANNERYKCVTMCVFSATDMRSMEFFADGFDYLKGCSRVKK, from the exons atgactattaaattggtgGTGAGTGACTGTACTTTAAATGTCATTAGTGCGTACGCGCCGCAAGCGGGCTTggatgaggagattaaaaggcgcttttgggaggggttggatgacgtcgttcgtagtattccgccttccgagaggttattcataggaggagatttcaatagTCATATTGGGTTGTCGGCAGAtggttatactgaggtgcatggcggctttggtttcggggagcggAACGAAGGAGGCActtcgctgttggactttgccaaggcattCAATCTAGTGATTGCGAACTCATGTTTTCCGAAGCGGGAGGAGCacttggttacttaccaaagttcggtggcgaagactcagattgactatctcatCCTCAGGGGATGCGACAGAAGGTTATGCAaggattgcaaagttatcccaggAGAGACCCTTGCGACGCAatataggcttttggtgatggacattggtaTTAGGATAAAGAGGAAGAAAAGGTCCATACGAGGACGCCCGAGGATTATGTGGGGCGCtttgactaaggataaagctcaggatttggaaggaaggttatcggcaatgggagcttggagaagtagtggggacgcaaacactatgtggtcaaCGATGGAGAACTATATAAGGAAGGCggtgagagaggtgttagggacaTCTTCGGGCCGcaccggtggccacaaaggagactggtggtggaatgtagttgtccaaggtaaagtggaagcaaagaaggcggcttacctacgGTTAATAAGGAGCACTGgtgaggaggagaagagagcgaacaatgagaggtataag TGTGTGACTATGTGTGTGTTTAGTGCTACTGATATGAGGTCGATGGAGTTCTTTGCTGATGGGTTTGACTACTTAAAAGGATGTTCAAGAGTGAAGAAGTAG
- the LOC104222545 gene encoding protein GAMETE EXPRESSED 3 isoform X1, translated as MIFMSPRIEVAVALILSLLLLSASVVSFAYSHTFSGQESFKKAAYRLSKPLISDDGKVYVCSEKNFFAFESNGSIAWTLSLNYKCSPNIAPVLGESRKIYVVAEDRVLKINPLNVGSSETAVELFFGTESERPGEIIGLAVSMSTSSVLINVKNRGLFSYRLHGKLHWSAGPVLYQRGYRQGCRKNITECYFSTVPVFDHCEASIYISNNQGEIYALSTRSPHFKWIQDFSSFGNTLTMTSGNNGLLYVTVAPRALVLAVDVSRGSILWQTSIGPLSTVDYVPSVDSNGWISIGSLDGYLYSFSPEGVLRKLPKVLNMDSVIQVSPVLDCSGYAIYVSQTEIEGKITRIIGDYTYISAMKPMGVIFTLISPATGTIFWSEQYPGQFSSEFLRSDLQYFLLDESVLLAFFAASSIGNPLPCRSSRQKFALSCSQIKPKNFSIYIGNKKTILLFLILESIILIVLAVLVRFCCMFWKKKKLQNQDLGKFLDKRRSLRLQKKAFDRSITELQQKTAEEAIANEVLEKLGNLVKEREGIQRKLSTSYSLGRDQTGSHSTSLLPLSDRKIRSFSFQGAKKESVTLFHTVSDTSSETSWSEREHSDMHISEDEEETDDAKSPTEIFSSSDNEIYKEEFHASPSCLASSSKVFTNTSILEQPVDEIEEMKPSDQKDSINHPLQNRSISIRKRNSYSSS; from the exons ATGATATTCATGTCTCCACGAATTGAAGTTGCAGTTGCTTTGATCTTGTCCCTGCTTTTACTATCAGCATCTGTTGTGTCCTTCGCATATTCCCACACGTTTTCAG GTCAAGAATCTTTCAAGAAAGCTGCATATAGGCTCAGCAAGCCGCTGATCAGTGATGATGGGAAGGTTTATGTGTGTTCAGAAAAGAACTTTTTTGCCTTTGAAAGCAATGGTTCCATCGCGTGGACGTTATCTCTCAATTACAAATGCAGCCCTAATATAGCTCCAGTTCTAGGGGAATCAAGAAAG ATATATGTGGTTGCAGAAGACAGAGTGCTGAAGATCAACCCTTTGAATGTTGGAAGTTCTGAAACAGCTGTAGAATTGTTCTTTGGTACAGAATCTGAAAGACCGGGGGAGATTATTGGCCTTGCAGTAAGTATGTCCACTTCCAGTGTACTTATCAATGTCAAAAACAGGGGTCTCTTTTCATACCGTTTGCATGGAAAACTGCACTGGAGTGCTGGCCCGGTACTTTATCAACGTGGATATCGTCAAGGTTGTAGGAAAAACATCACTGAGTGTTATTTTTCCACGGTTCCTGTGTTCGATCACTGTGAAGCTAGTATATAT ATCTCAAATAATCAAGGAGAAATTTATGCTCTGTCAACTCGTAGTCCACATTTCAAATGGATCCAAGATTTCAGTTCATTTGGCAATACACTGACCATGACATCCGGCAATAATGGTCTGTTGTATGTTACTGTAGCACCTAGAGCTCTGGTACTAGCAGTTGATGTTTCCAGGGGAAGCATTTTGTGGCAAACAAGTATTGGACCGCTAAGTACAGTCGATTATGTCCCCTCTGTTGATTCTAATG GTTGGATATCTATTGGTTCATTGGACGGTTACCTCTATTCATTTTCGCCAGAAGGAGTTCTCAGAAAATTGCCTAAAGTGCTTAACATGGATTCTGTAATCCAAGTTAGTCCTGTTCTTGATTGCTCAGGATATGCAATCTATGTTTCTCAGACAGAGATCGAAGGAAAGATTACTCGGATAATTGGAGATTACACTTACATCTCAGCGATGAAACCAATGGGCGTTATCTTCACACTGATTAGTCCAGCTACTGGGACCATATTTTGGTCTGAACAATATCCTG GCCAATTCTCCTCGGAGTTTTTGAGAAGTGACCTGCAATATTTTCTTCTGGATGAAAGTGTCCTCCTTGCTTTTTTTGCAGCTTCAA GTATTGGGAATCCGCTACCATGTCGAAGCTCAC GTCAGAAGTTTGCATTAAGCTGCTCACAGattaagcctaagaatttcagCATCTACATAG GTAATAAGAAGACAATTTTGCTGTTTCTGATCTTGGAATCTATCATATTGATAGTACTAGCAGTACTAGTAAGATTTTGCTGCATGTTTTGGAAGAAAAAGAAGCTTCAAAATCAAGATCTTGGGAAATTCTTAGATAAAAGA CGATCACTTCGACTTCAGAAGAAAGCTTTTGATAGATCAATCACAGAGCTTCAACAAAAGACCGCTGAGGAAGCAATAGCCAATGAGGTGCTGGAAAAGCTAGGCAATCTAGTTAAGGAAAGGGAAGGCATACAGAGGAAGCTCTCAACATCATATAGTCTAGGAAGGGACCAAACTGGTTCTCATTCAACATCCCTTCTTCCATTGTCCGATAGGAAAATACGGAGCTTTTCATTTCAAGGCGCGAAGAAAGAGAGTGTTACTTTGTTTCATACAGTTAGTGATACTTCTTCTGAAACTAGCTGGAGTGAGAGGGAGCACTCCGACATGCATATCTCTGAAGATGAAGAGGAAACAGACGATGCAAAGTCACCTACAGAAATATTTAGTTCTAGTGATAATGAGATTTACAAGGAAGAATTTCATGCTAGTCCATCTTGCTTAGCTTCCAGTTCGAAAGTGTTTACGAATACATCAATCCTGGAACAACCGGTTGATGAAATAGAGGAAATGAAGCCGAGTGATCAAAAGGACTCCATCAATCATCCCCTGCAGAACCGCAGCATAAGCATAAGGAAGAGGAATTCATATTCAAGTAGCTAG
- the LOC104222545 gene encoding protein GAMETE EXPRESSED 3 isoform X2: protein MIFMSPRIEVAVALILSLLLLSASVVSFAYSHTFSGQESFKKAAYRLSKPLISDDGKVYVCSEKNFFAFESNGSIAWTLSLNYKCSPNIAPVLGESRKIYVVAEDRVLKINPLNVGSSETAVELFFGTESERPGEIIGLAVSMSTSSVLINVKNRGLFSYRLHGKLHWSAGPVLYQRGYRQGCRKNITECYFSTVPVFDHCEASIYISNNQGEIYALSTRSPHFKWIQDFSSFGNTLTMTSGNNGLLYVTVAPRALVLAVDVSRGSILWQTSIGPLSWISIGSLDGYLYSFSPEGVLRKLPKVLNMDSVIQVSPVLDCSGYAIYVSQTEIEGKITRIIGDYTYISAMKPMGVIFTLISPATGTIFWSEQYPGQFSSEFLRSDLQYFLLDESVLLAFFAASSIGNPLPCRSSRQKFALSCSQIKPKNFSIYIGNKKTILLFLILESIILIVLAVLVRFCCMFWKKKKLQNQDLGKFLDKRRSLRLQKKAFDRSITELQQKTAEEAIANEVLEKLGNLVKEREGIQRKLSTSYSLGRDQTGSHSTSLLPLSDRKIRSFSFQGAKKESVTLFHTVSDTSSETSWSEREHSDMHISEDEEETDDAKSPTEIFSSSDNEIYKEEFHASPSCLASSSKVFTNTSILEQPVDEIEEMKPSDQKDSINHPLQNRSISIRKRNSYSSS, encoded by the exons ATGATATTCATGTCTCCACGAATTGAAGTTGCAGTTGCTTTGATCTTGTCCCTGCTTTTACTATCAGCATCTGTTGTGTCCTTCGCATATTCCCACACGTTTTCAG GTCAAGAATCTTTCAAGAAAGCTGCATATAGGCTCAGCAAGCCGCTGATCAGTGATGATGGGAAGGTTTATGTGTGTTCAGAAAAGAACTTTTTTGCCTTTGAAAGCAATGGTTCCATCGCGTGGACGTTATCTCTCAATTACAAATGCAGCCCTAATATAGCTCCAGTTCTAGGGGAATCAAGAAAG ATATATGTGGTTGCAGAAGACAGAGTGCTGAAGATCAACCCTTTGAATGTTGGAAGTTCTGAAACAGCTGTAGAATTGTTCTTTGGTACAGAATCTGAAAGACCGGGGGAGATTATTGGCCTTGCAGTAAGTATGTCCACTTCCAGTGTACTTATCAATGTCAAAAACAGGGGTCTCTTTTCATACCGTTTGCATGGAAAACTGCACTGGAGTGCTGGCCCGGTACTTTATCAACGTGGATATCGTCAAGGTTGTAGGAAAAACATCACTGAGTGTTATTTTTCCACGGTTCCTGTGTTCGATCACTGTGAAGCTAGTATATAT ATCTCAAATAATCAAGGAGAAATTTATGCTCTGTCAACTCGTAGTCCACATTTCAAATGGATCCAAGATTTCAGTTCATTTGGCAATACACTGACCATGACATCCGGCAATAATGGTCTGTTGTATGTTACTGTAGCACCTAGAGCTCTGGTACTAGCAGTTGATGTTTCCAGGGGAAGCATTTTGTGGCAAACAAGTATTGGACCGCTAA GTTGGATATCTATTGGTTCATTGGACGGTTACCTCTATTCATTTTCGCCAGAAGGAGTTCTCAGAAAATTGCCTAAAGTGCTTAACATGGATTCTGTAATCCAAGTTAGTCCTGTTCTTGATTGCTCAGGATATGCAATCTATGTTTCTCAGACAGAGATCGAAGGAAAGATTACTCGGATAATTGGAGATTACACTTACATCTCAGCGATGAAACCAATGGGCGTTATCTTCACACTGATTAGTCCAGCTACTGGGACCATATTTTGGTCTGAACAATATCCTG GCCAATTCTCCTCGGAGTTTTTGAGAAGTGACCTGCAATATTTTCTTCTGGATGAAAGTGTCCTCCTTGCTTTTTTTGCAGCTTCAA GTATTGGGAATCCGCTACCATGTCGAAGCTCAC GTCAGAAGTTTGCATTAAGCTGCTCACAGattaagcctaagaatttcagCATCTACATAG GTAATAAGAAGACAATTTTGCTGTTTCTGATCTTGGAATCTATCATATTGATAGTACTAGCAGTACTAGTAAGATTTTGCTGCATGTTTTGGAAGAAAAAGAAGCTTCAAAATCAAGATCTTGGGAAATTCTTAGATAAAAGA CGATCACTTCGACTTCAGAAGAAAGCTTTTGATAGATCAATCACAGAGCTTCAACAAAAGACCGCTGAGGAAGCAATAGCCAATGAGGTGCTGGAAAAGCTAGGCAATCTAGTTAAGGAAAGGGAAGGCATACAGAGGAAGCTCTCAACATCATATAGTCTAGGAAGGGACCAAACTGGTTCTCATTCAACATCCCTTCTTCCATTGTCCGATAGGAAAATACGGAGCTTTTCATTTCAAGGCGCGAAGAAAGAGAGTGTTACTTTGTTTCATACAGTTAGTGATACTTCTTCTGAAACTAGCTGGAGTGAGAGGGAGCACTCCGACATGCATATCTCTGAAGATGAAGAGGAAACAGACGATGCAAAGTCACCTACAGAAATATTTAGTTCTAGTGATAATGAGATTTACAAGGAAGAATTTCATGCTAGTCCATCTTGCTTAGCTTCCAGTTCGAAAGTGTTTACGAATACATCAATCCTGGAACAACCGGTTGATGAAATAGAGGAAATGAAGCCGAGTGATCAAAAGGACTCCATCAATCATCCCCTGCAGAACCGCAGCATAAGCATAAGGAAGAGGAATTCATATTCAAGTAGCTAG